In the genome of Gloeotrichia echinulata CP02, one region contains:
- a CDS encoding NAD-dependent epimerase/dehydratase family protein: MKVLVIGGDGYCGWATALYLSNRGYEVGILDSLVRRHWDNELGIETLTPIASIHQRLQRWYDLTGKSIELYVGDITNYEFLSQTLQQFQPNALVHFGEQRSAPFSMIDREHAVLTQVNNVVGTLNLLYAMREDFPDCHLVKLGTMGEYGTPNIDIEEGYITIEHNGRKDTLPYPKQPGSMYHLSKVHDSHNIHFACRIWGLRATDLNQGIVYGVLTEETALDELLINRLDYDGVFGTALNRFCIQAAIGHPLTVYGKGGQTRGFLDIRDTVRCVEIAIANPPEPGDFRVFNQFTEQFSVADLAMMVKQAGNAMGLNIEINHLDNPRIEKEEHYFHAKNTKLLDLGLQPHYLSDSLLDSLLNFAIKYQQRVDKKQIVPKVSWHRK, translated from the coding sequence ATGAAAGTCCTGGTTATTGGTGGTGATGGGTATTGTGGTTGGGCTACCGCACTTTACCTTTCTAATCGAGGTTATGAAGTTGGGATTTTAGATAGTTTGGTGCGGCGACACTGGGATAACGAATTGGGTATAGAAACCCTGACCCCAATCGCCTCAATTCACCAACGTCTCCAGCGCTGGTACGATTTGACGGGTAAATCTATTGAGCTGTACGTTGGGGATATTACGAATTATGAATTTCTCAGTCAAACCCTACAGCAATTTCAGCCAAATGCGCTAGTCCATTTTGGGGAACAGCGTTCGGCGCCGTTTTCGATGATTGACCGTGAACATGCAGTTTTGACTCAAGTCAATAATGTCGTTGGCACCTTGAATTTGCTGTATGCCATGCGGGAAGATTTTCCAGATTGTCATCTGGTCAAGTTGGGGACAATGGGTGAATACGGTACACCCAACATCGATATAGAAGAAGGCTATATCACGATTGAACACAATGGACGCAAGGATACATTGCCTTATCCCAAGCAACCTGGTTCTATGTATCACTTAAGCAAAGTCCATGACAGTCATAATATCCACTTTGCTTGTCGGATTTGGGGATTGCGGGCGACTGACTTAAATCAAGGTATAGTTTACGGCGTCTTAACTGAAGAAACGGCCTTAGACGAACTGTTGATTAATCGCCTTGATTATGATGGCGTGTTTGGGACTGCTCTCAACCGCTTTTGCATTCAAGCAGCCATTGGACACCCCCTCACCGTCTATGGTAAAGGTGGGCAAACTCGCGGATTTTTGGATATTCGGGATACAGTGCGCTGTGTTGAAATTGCGATCGCTAATCCTCCTGAACCAGGTGACTTCCGCGTATTTAATCAATTTACCGAACAATTCAGCGTTGCTGATTTGGCAATGATGGTGAAACAAGCAGGGAACGCAATGGGTTTAAATATAGAAATCAATCATCTGGATAATCCGAGAATCGAAAAAGAAGAACATTATTTTCACGCCAAAAACACTAAATTACTCGATTTAGGTTTACAGCCTCACTATCTCTCTGATTCGCTACTCGATTCCCTGTTGAATTTTGCTATCAAATATCAGCAACGAGTTGATAAAAAGCAAATTGTTCCCAAAGTTTCCTGGCACAGGAAGTAG
- a CDS encoding SDR family NAD(P)-dependent oxidoreductase has product MNSQKVAIITAASRGIGAGCARELAARGYRVSLMARSPGILDLANELGGIAIQGSITNREDLGSCVLSVLN; this is encoded by the coding sequence ATGAATTCACAAAAAGTTGCGATTATAACGGCTGCTAGTCGGGGAATTGGTGCAGGTTGTGCGCGAGAGTTAGCAGCAAGGGGTTATCGTGTTTCACTAATGGCGCGATCGCCTGGTATTTTAGATTTAGCAAATGAGTTAGGTGGTATTGCCATTCAAGGTTCAATTACCAATCGGGAAGATTTGGGCTCTTGCGTACTTAGCGTGCTAAATTGA
- a CDS encoding glycosyltransferase family 1 protein has translation MRIALFTETFLPKVDGIVTRLRYTVDHLQRCGNQVLVIAPDGGITEYKGAKVYGVSGFPLPLYPELKIALPRPEIGSLLQKFQPDVIHVVNPAVLGLAGIFYSKILKIPLVASYHTHLPKYLQHYGLEQLEGLLWTLLKYGHNQAALNLCTSTAMIEELTAQGIERVHLWQRGVDTELFHPQQASVEMRSRLSQNHPQSPLLVYLGRLGAEKEIERIKPILAAIPTARLALIGDGPHRQVLQEHFDGTNTHFVGYLMGNELASALASADVFIFPSRTETLGLVLLEAMAAGCPVVAARSGGIPDIVTDGVNGYLFEPTADIQDVSALVLRLLENQQKRDIIRENARQEAQRWGWAAATRQLQDYYKQVI, from the coding sequence ATGAGAATTGCTCTATTCACTGAAACCTTTTTGCCTAAAGTTGACGGTATTGTCACTCGCTTGCGCTACACAGTTGACCATTTACAGCGTTGTGGGAACCAAGTTCTGGTAATTGCCCCGGATGGTGGCATAACTGAATACAAAGGAGCTAAAGTTTATGGTGTATCGGGCTTTCCTCTACCATTGTATCCAGAGTTAAAAATAGCTCTACCCCGGCCAGAAATTGGTTCTCTTCTCCAAAAGTTTCAGCCAGATGTGATTCATGTCGTGAATCCAGCGGTTTTGGGATTAGCTGGGATATTTTATAGCAAAATTTTGAAAATTCCTTTGGTAGCGTCTTATCATACCCATTTGCCCAAATATCTCCAGCATTACGGCTTGGAACAGCTTGAAGGGTTATTGTGGACATTACTCAAATATGGTCATAATCAAGCCGCTTTGAATCTTTGTACCTCCACGGCGATGATTGAGGAATTGACAGCACAAGGGATTGAACGGGTGCATTTGTGGCAAAGAGGGGTGGATACAGAATTATTTCACCCACAACAGGCTAGTGTGGAAATGCGATCGCGTTTATCACAGAATCATCCCCAAAGTCCCTTGCTAGTATACCTTGGTCGTCTTGGTGCTGAAAAAGAAATTGAGCGCATCAAACCAATTTTAGCGGCAATTCCTACAGCACGTTTGGCATTGATAGGGGATGGACCCCACCGCCAAGTGCTACAAGAACACTTCGATGGCACAAATACCCATTTTGTCGGGTATCTCATGGGGAATGAGTTAGCCTCAGCTTTGGCCAGTGCTGATGTCTTTATCTTTCCTTCCCGCACTGAGACTCTAGGATTAGTGCTACTCGAAGCAATGGCTGCTGGTTGTCCAGTCGTGGCCGCCCGTTCTGGTGGAATTCCAGATATTGTCACAGACGGCGTTAATGGATATCTTTTTGAGCCAACAGCAGATATTCAAGATGTCAGCGCACTAGTTCTTCGCCTGTTAGAAAATCAACAAAAAAGAGATATAATCCGGGAAAATGCCCGCCAGGAAGCCCAAAGGTGGGGATGGGCAGCGGCAACACGGCAGCTACAAGATTACTATAAGCAGGTTATATAG
- a CDS encoding DUF1257 domain-containing protein codes for MSHFSTLRTKITDAEILKASLRDLGISVKTEADVRGYNGQRVRSDIVAVLEGEYDLGWSRNSDGSFDLIADLWGVAKKHNQTELINSINQKYAVNKTLADVKQRGLQNANVKLVLQ; via the coding sequence ATGTCTCATTTCAGCACACTACGCACCAAGATCACCGACGCCGAAATCCTCAAGGCTTCCCTGCGCGACCTCGGCATCAGCGTGAAAACTGAAGCTGATGTTCGTGGTTACAATGGTCAGCGTGTACGCTCTGACATCGTTGCAGTATTGGAAGGCGAATATGACCTCGGTTGGTCTCGCAACAGCGATGGTTCTTTTGACCTAATCGCTGACCTGTGGGGCGTAGCTAAGAAGCACAACCAAACTGAGTTGATCAACTCCATTAACCAAAAGTATGCCGTTAACAAGACCTTAGCTGACGTTAAACAGCGCGGTCTGCAAAACGCCAATGTGAAATTGGTATTGCAATAA
- the tnpA gene encoding IS200/IS605 family transposase, translating to MPLRLFGQVLPRKGSHSVFSIRQHFVFVTKYRRKTITASMLERLPEIFANVCRKTKCRLIEFSGEVDHVHLLVDFHPDNNLSVLVGSLKSASSRIIQKEFSEHLSNFYRQPVFWSSSYYVSSTGGAPIEKIKQYIQSQESPNE from the coding sequence CTGCCCCTCCGCCTCTTTGGTCAAGTTCTTCCCAGAAAAGGCTCTCATTCTGTTTTCTCTATTCGCCAACATTTTGTGTTTGTAACCAAGTACAGACGCAAAACAATAACCGCTTCAATGTTGGAACGGTTGCCAGAAATATTTGCAAATGTCTGTAGAAAAACCAAGTGCAGACTAATCGAGTTTTCAGGCGAAGTGGATCATGTTCATTTGCTAGTTGATTTCCACCCAGATAACAACTTATCCGTTCTTGTAGGTAGTCTAAAATCAGCATCAAGCAGAATTATTCAGAAAGAATTCTCAGAACATCTATCTAATTTTTATCGTCAACCTGTTTTTTGGTCTAGTTCATATTATGTCTCTTCTACTGGCGGCGCACCAATTGAAAAAATCAAGCAATATATACAATCTCAAGAATCCCCAAATGAATGA
- a CDS encoding ISL3 family transposase, translated as MTQLLNLPEVLVESSLQEGQVLILSVGKKAKSASCPHCGQNSRHLHQNQKCLVKDLPMGDFEVILNVNRRRFKCKKCRKTFNEKLDFLGARKRYTYRYAEYIIKQVINSNVSNVARNNGLTNEEVISMLEDVAKNVMPIDVKDLRRLGIDEISLVKGQGKFIVVLVDIDSGKLIGLVKERKQIEIKKTMRMWGEKVLSQIEEVSIDMTGNYKSLIEKICPNALVTVDRFHVTKLVHEELNRARIAEKKIASELNAPERKKVFESLKGNKFTILKAENKLTEKQKDKLNRIKQASPLIARMHSLKEDFHNLFEDNKNVVTGTLELINWLKKAEPYYQRSVQTIKRWFGEIVGYFERRTTSGVVEGINNKLKLIKRSGFGFRNFRNFEIRALLSWHYPINLAR; from the coding sequence ATGACTCAACTCCTAAATTTGCCTGAAGTATTAGTAGAATCAAGCCTACAAGAGGGTCAAGTCCTAATTCTATCAGTAGGTAAAAAAGCGAAAAGTGCATCGTGCCCACACTGTGGTCAAAACTCAAGACATTTACATCAAAATCAAAAATGTTTAGTGAAAGATTTACCGATGGGGGATTTTGAAGTAATACTGAATGTCAATAGACGAAGATTCAAGTGTAAAAAATGCCGAAAAACATTTAATGAAAAGCTAGATTTTCTAGGAGCAAGAAAGAGGTATACATACCGATATGCGGAATATATTATCAAACAAGTGATTAATAGTAATGTAAGTAATGTGGCAAGAAATAATGGACTAACTAATGAAGAAGTCATATCAATGCTTGAAGATGTAGCTAAAAATGTGATGCCAATAGATGTCAAAGATTTAAGAAGATTAGGAATAGATGAAATTAGTTTGGTCAAAGGACAAGGAAAATTTATTGTCGTGCTAGTAGATATAGATTCAGGTAAATTGATAGGTTTAGTAAAAGAAAGAAAACAAATTGAAATCAAAAAAACCATGAGAATGTGGGGAGAAAAAGTTTTGTCACAAATAGAAGAAGTAAGTATTGATATGACAGGCAATTATAAATCTTTAATTGAGAAGATTTGTCCAAACGCCCTTGTAACGGTAGATAGGTTCCATGTTACTAAATTAGTACATGAAGAATTAAATCGAGCTAGGATAGCAGAAAAGAAAATAGCATCTGAGTTAAATGCCCCGGAAAGAAAAAAAGTATTTGAAAGTTTAAAAGGAAATAAATTTACAATTCTAAAAGCCGAGAATAAGCTCACCGAAAAGCAAAAAGATAAATTAAATAGAATTAAACAAGCTTCTCCTTTAATAGCTAGAATGCATTCATTAAAAGAAGATTTTCACAATTTATTTGAAGACAATAAAAATGTGGTAACGGGAACGCTAGAATTAATCAATTGGTTAAAAAAAGCTGAACCATATTATCAAAGAAGTGTGCAGACAATTAAACGGTGGTTTGGAGAAATAGTCGGATATTTTGAACGAAGGACTACCAGTGGAGTAGTAGAAGGAATAAATAATAAACTGAAGTTAATAAAGCGAAGTGGATTTGGATTTAGAAACTTTCGTAATTTTGAGATTAGAGCTTTACTTTCTTGGCATTATCCTATCAATTTAGCACGCTAA
- a CDS encoding AAA family ATPase, giving the protein MKEELNILIQAQYPLIYLVTSEEERAEQAISTIAQLLKPQRRLFVWTVTHGIVEYGQPRNVPTHNTVSPEAAIEWIIRHKEPGIFILKDLHPFIDAPATTRSLRDAIASFKGMQKNIILMSPVQQVPIELEKEVVVLDFTLPDMAELNKVLTHHLDQNRGRRLTTEAREKLLRAALGLTKDEAEKVYRKAQVTTGRLTEDEVDIVLSEKKQLIRRNGILEYIEEDETIDAVGGLEELKKWLKQRSNAFTERAREYGLPQPKGMLILGVPGCGKSLIAKTTSRLWGLPILRLDMGRVYDGSMVGRSEANLRNALKTAESISPTILFIDELDKSFAGSAGSGDSDGGTSSRIFGSFLTWMQEKKSPVFVMATANRVERLPGEFLRKGRFDEIFFVDLPTPEERQDIYSIHLQKRREDIARFDLEQLAKMSDGFSGAEIEQAIVAAMYEAFAQDREFTQLDIIAALKATLPLSRTMQEQVTALRDWARQRARPAASSVAEYQRMEF; this is encoded by the coding sequence ATGAAAGAAGAGCTCAATATTCTAATTCAAGCTCAATACCCTCTAATCTACCTTGTGACCTCCGAGGAAGAGCGGGCAGAGCAAGCAATCTCGACCATCGCCCAATTGTTAAAGCCCCAACGCCGATTATTTGTTTGGACAGTAACACACGGCATCGTGGAGTATGGTCAACCTCGGAACGTCCCCACACACAATACTGTTTCGCCAGAGGCGGCGATTGAGTGGATCATCCGACATAAAGAACCCGGTATATTTATACTTAAAGATTTACATCCTTTTATTGATGCTCCGGCGACAACAAGATCGTTACGTGATGCGATCGCCAGCTTCAAAGGTATGCAGAAAAACATTATTTTGATGTCACCTGTGCAGCAAGTGCCTATTGAACTGGAAAAAGAAGTTGTTGTTCTAGATTTTACATTACCTGATATGGCTGAGTTGAATAAAGTTTTAACTCACCATTTAGATCAAAATCGTGGGCGACGGCTGACAACCGAAGCGAGAGAAAAACTTCTGCGAGCAGCTTTAGGCTTAACTAAAGATGAAGCTGAAAAAGTCTATCGTAAGGCGCAGGTAACAACAGGGCGTCTAACGGAAGATGAAGTAGATATAGTTTTATCGGAGAAAAAGCAATTAATTCGGCGCAATGGTATACTAGAATATATCGAAGAAGATGAAACCATTGATGCTGTAGGTGGGTTAGAGGAGCTAAAAAAATGGCTCAAGCAGCGCTCTAATGCTTTCACTGAAAGAGCCAGAGAGTATGGTTTGCCTCAACCAAAGGGAATGTTGATTTTAGGAGTTCCTGGTTGTGGTAAGTCGTTGATTGCCAAAACTACGTCTCGGTTGTGGGGTTTACCAATATTACGCTTAGATATGGGGCGAGTCTACGACGGCTCAATGGTGGGTCGGAGTGAGGCAAATCTGCGTAATGCACTGAAGACGGCAGAATCAATATCACCAACAATACTGTTTATCGATGAATTAGATAAATCCTTTGCTGGTAGTGCTGGTTCTGGTGATTCAGACGGGGGGACTTCCAGTCGGATATTCGGCTCCTTCCTGACTTGGATGCAAGAGAAGAAATCTCCAGTGTTTGTGATGGCAACAGCTAACCGAGTAGAACGCTTACCTGGGGAGTTCTTGCGGAAAGGACGCTTTGATGAGATTTTCTTTGTGGATCTGCCCACACCGGAAGAACGGCAGGATATTTACAGTATTCACCTACAAAAGCGGCGTGAAGACATTGCTCGATTCGACCTTGAGCAACTAGCCAAAATGTCGGATGGCTTCTCTGGAGCAGAAATTGAACAAGCGATTGTTGCGGCAATGTATGAAGCTTTTGCCCAAGATCGAGAGTTCACCCAACTAGATATTATTGCTGCGCTGAAGGCAACTTTGCCACTGTCTAGAACGATGCAAGAACAGGTCACAGCTCTGAGAGACTGGGCCAGACAGCGCGCACGTCCCGCAGCATCCTCCGTTGCTGAATATCAGCGAATGGAGTTTTAA